In the genome of Deltaproteobacteria bacterium, one region contains:
- the thiD gene encoding bifunctional hydroxymethylpyrimidine kinase/phosphomethylpyrimidine kinase, translated as MICEDPILKVLTVAGADPTGGAGIQSDLRTFDRFGVSGRSVIAALTAQDGQGVRGTFPVAPEAFALQLETILQGERIDGLKTGMLLTEENVRVLARLLKHFAPPVVVIDPVLFSSNGIPLLEEEGRKALVEELFPLATVVTPNLAEAQAFSAVSRGAGPSEREWLREMCRRIHDLGPRNVVITGGHLAGDPVDLLYNGKKFFSFASPRVPGDLHGSGCRFSAALCASLARGSSMTEALRGAKEYVENCIRNNLP; from the coding sequence ATGATATGTGAAGATCCGATCCTGAAGGTGTTGACCGTTGCCGGGGCCGATCCGACGGGTGGGGCGGGGATTCAGTCCGATCTGCGAACCTTTGATCGTTTTGGCGTGTCCGGCCGTTCCGTGATCGCCGCCCTGACGGCGCAGGATGGTCAGGGGGTTCGGGGGACCTTTCCTGTGGCGCCGGAGGCCTTTGCCCTGCAACTGGAAACGATCCTGCAGGGGGAGCGGATCGACGGGCTCAAGACGGGAATGCTCCTGACGGAGGAAAACGTGCGGGTTCTGGCCCGTCTTCTGAAACATTTCGCCCCGCCGGTGGTGGTTATCGATCCGGTCCTCTTCTCATCCAACGGGATCCCTCTCCTGGAAGAGGAGGGACGCAAGGCCCTGGTGGAAGAGCTTTTCCCCCTGGCGACGGTCGTGACGCCGAATCTGGCGGAGGCGCAGGCCTTCAGCGCCGTCAGTCGCGGGGCGGGTCCGTCCGAGCGTGAATGGCTGCGGGAGATGTGCAGAAGGATTCACGACCTGGGGCCGAGAAACGTGGTGATCACCGGAGGGCATCTTGCCGGGGACCCCGTCGACCTTCTCTATAATGGTAAGAAATTTTTCTCCTTTGCCTCTCCCCGCGTGCCGGGGGATCTCCATGGAAGCGGCTGCCGCTTCTCCGCCGCTCTCTGTGCTTCTCTGGCACGGGGGTCTTCCATGACGGAGGCCTTAAGAGGCGCAAAGGAATACGTAGAGAATTGTATACGCAACAACCTTCCATGA
- a CDS encoding VWA domain-containing protein, whose amino-acid sequence MTSVLLQFANFLRYNGFPIATSSLHDAVTALKEIELLDREQFLFALQGCFIKQSRDRPKFIRLFHRFFEDHSPLEFEQLDSVVKLEALEFAGELRREGDQTEKLLADYIEGEVDGLLDLVRGEDTVEIGEGELSDRPLSKSKREKVRKAIRVIQDKREAYTEASYQMTRDQREALSEFLRRRLQDAQDLLQEKRTARPAQEKLLPWERQRTISMIKFDRLTLKEHARVKEAVEKLAQKLKDALIRREKRAHHGSLDIKNTIRSSLRYDGVPFDLRRRVHRRKKGKIVALCDISMSVAYEAHLMLLLLYRLQDRFSKIRSFIFVRTAHEISYYFKEHNLETAFEKAVKQHRIGLGQLTNYGIAFETFLEKYSSALDKDTTLIVLGDGENNWNDPKVETFRRITERVRRTIWLNPEEEEFWYSATNVVMQYKPYCDDLRECATLEQLTDFVGSLVV is encoded by the coding sequence GTGACTTCCGTCCTGCTCCAGTTCGCGAATTTTCTGCGGTACAATGGTTTTCCCATCGCCACTTCGTCGTTGCACGATGCCGTCACGGCACTGAAAGAGATTGAGCTTTTAGACCGTGAACAATTTCTCTTCGCCCTGCAGGGCTGTTTTATCAAGCAGAGCAGGGACCGGCCGAAATTCATCCGGTTGTTTCATCGGTTTTTTGAAGATCACTCTCCCCTGGAATTTGAGCAGCTCGATTCCGTCGTCAAGCTCGAGGCGCTGGAGTTTGCGGGAGAGCTGCGCAGGGAGGGCGACCAAACGGAAAAACTTCTTGCAGACTACATTGAGGGAGAGGTGGATGGGCTTCTCGATCTGGTCCGGGGAGAGGACACCGTGGAGATCGGCGAAGGAGAGTTGTCGGACCGTCCGCTTTCGAAGTCGAAACGGGAAAAGGTACGCAAGGCGATCCGGGTCATTCAGGACAAACGAGAGGCCTATACGGAGGCTTCCTATCAGATGACCCGGGATCAGCGGGAGGCATTGAGCGAATTTCTGCGGAGGCGCTTGCAGGATGCGCAGGATCTGTTGCAGGAGAAGAGGACGGCAAGGCCCGCCCAGGAAAAGCTTCTTCCCTGGGAGCGGCAGCGGACGATTTCGATGATTAAATTCGACCGCCTGACTCTCAAGGAACATGCCCGGGTAAAGGAAGCCGTGGAGAAGCTTGCCCAGAAACTGAAAGACGCATTGATCCGTCGGGAGAAGCGGGCGCATCACGGCAGTCTGGATATCAAGAACACGATTCGCAGTTCCCTCCGCTATGACGGTGTTCCCTTTGATCTTCGCCGGCGGGTTCACCGCCGCAAAAAAGGAAAGATCGTCGCCCTTTGCGATATTTCGATGTCCGTGGCCTACGAGGCCCATCTGATGCTTCTGCTGTTATACCGATTGCAGGACCGGTTTTCCAAAATTCGCTCCTTCATCTTTGTTCGTACCGCCCATGAGATTTCCTATTATTTCAAAGAACACAATCTAGAAACGGCCTTTGAGAAGGCGGTCAAGCAGCACCGTATCGGTCTGGGGCAGCTCACGAATTACGGGATCGCATTTGAGACCTTCCTCGAGAAATACTCCAGTGCGCTGGATAAGGATACGACCTTGATTGTCCTGGGTGACGGAGAGAACAACTGGAACGATCCGAAGGTGGAGACCTTCCGCAGGATCACGGAGCGGGTCCGGAGAACCATCTGGCTTAACCCGGAAGAAGAAGAGTTCTGGTATTCCGCCACCAATGTCGTGATGCAGTACAAGCCCTATTGTGATGATTTAAGAGAATGCGCGACCCTGGAACAGTTAACGGATTTCGTCGGGAGCCTTGTTGTGTAG
- the rsmH gene encoding 16S rRNA (cytosine(1402)-N(4))-methyltransferase RsmH → MPMKHLPVLWKESIEGLRIDPDGIYVDCTLGGGGHAERILNRLSPEGRLVGFDSDSEAVVRVAERLAPFGSQFTPVQGNFREIRSRMETLGIEVVDGILMDLGVSTFQLASPERGFSFLHDAPLDMRMDQQAEIPTACDLVNREDRDTLKGILIRFGEERRWRPIVDAICRVREDHPIRTTKELADLVEKALPGARRFRIHPATRTFQALRIAVNGELAALEEGLAGAVDLLREGGRLCVISFHSLEDRIVKRFFHRLAKGCVCPPDFPVCVCKEEPVLRRVTRRPILPTEEEVRENLSARSAKLRIAEKRGKKK, encoded by the coding sequence ATGCCCATGAAGCATCTGCCGGTGTTGTGGAAGGAGTCGATCGAGGGCTTGCGGATCGATCCGGACGGGATCTATGTCGACTGCACCCTGGGGGGCGGGGGCCATGCAGAGAGAATTCTCAACCGGCTCTCCCCGGAGGGACGGCTGGTCGGTTTCGACAGCGATTCCGAGGCGGTTGTCCGGGTTGCGGAACGACTTGCCCCGTTCGGTTCTCAATTTACGCCGGTTCAGGGAAATTTCCGGGAGATTCGCTCCCGGATGGAGACCCTGGGTATCGAAGTTGTCGACGGGATCCTGATGGACCTCGGTGTTTCCACCTTTCAGTTGGCTTCGCCGGAACGGGGGTTCAGCTTCCTTCACGATGCGCCTCTCGATATGCGGATGGACCAGCAGGCCGAAATCCCTACCGCCTGCGATCTGGTGAATCGGGAGGATCGGGATACGCTGAAGGGGATTCTCATCCGTTTCGGTGAGGAGAGACGGTGGCGTCCCATCGTGGATGCTATCTGCCGGGTCCGGGAGGATCATCCCATCCGGACCACAAAGGAGCTGGCGGACCTGGTGGAGAAGGCGCTGCCCGGGGCGCGTCGGTTCAGGATTCATCCGGCGACCCGGACCTTTCAGGCCCTGCGGATTGCCGTCAATGGAGAGCTTGCGGCGCTGGAGGAGGGTTTGGCCGGGGCCGTCGATCTCCTTCGGGAGGGTGGAAGGCTCTGTGTTATTTCCTTTCATTCTCTTGAGGACCGGATTGTAAAACGGTTTTTTCATCGGCTGGCGAAGGGGTGTGTCTGTCCCCCCGATTTTCCGGTCTGTGTCTGTAAGGAAGAGCCGGTCCTGCGGCGGGTCACAAGGCGACCGATCCTCCCCACCGAGGAAGAGGTGCGGGAGAACCTTTCCGCTCGTAGCGCGAAGCTCCGGATTGCAGAAAAAAGAGGGAAGAAAAAATGA
- a CDS encoding STAS domain-containing protein, translating to MVRFGKHPGREGDGMGSLNQDKVKVMVLKLDRDIDVEDMKRICSIIDRYRLRGYAFSILDLGAVSHVNFLSLKQLSQTAGKQKDAGGGLALSGMSGYLKNIFQIVGVYSDFKYFSNCSRGIQAIQKERLATDLDVAVIHGKNLQTIY from the coding sequence ATGGTCCGGTTCGGAAAGCATCCGGGCAGGGAGGGCGATGGAATGGGAAGCCTGAATCAGGACAAGGTGAAGGTCATGGTCCTCAAGCTCGATCGTGATATCGACGTAGAGGACATGAAGAGGATTTGCTCCATTATTGATCGTTACCGTTTGAGGGGGTATGCCTTTTCCATTCTCGATCTCGGGGCTGTGAGCCATGTGAATTTCCTGAGTCTGAAGCAATTGTCGCAGACCGCCGGCAAGCAGAAGGATGCCGGCGGGGGTCTTGCTCTTTCCGGTATGAGTGGATACCTGAAGAATATCTTCCAGATCGTCGGTGTTTACAGCGACTTCAAATACTTCTCCAACTGCAGCCGGGGTATCCAGGCGATCCAAAAAGAGCGACTGGCAACGGATCTTGATGTAGCCGTCATCCATGGCAAAAACCTGCAAACGATCTATTAG
- the mraZ gene encoding division/cell wall cluster transcriptional repressor MraZ, with product MFRGRFNHNIDAKGRLNFPAKFREVFADNFEEKLILVKHNRCLRAYPLSVWKTLEETKFNQFRTPDQEAVFRWVLGSMAECGFDKQGRILIPQDLRNHADLSRETVVVGMLNRIEVWNRQRWEEEVEGRVQETLNVEEALQQLGL from the coding sequence GTGTTCAGAGGCCGCTTCAATCACAACATTGATGCCAAGGGAAGACTCAATTTTCCGGCAAAGTTCCGCGAAGTCTTTGCCGATAATTTTGAAGAAAAACTGATTCTTGTCAAGCATAATCGCTGTCTTCGTGCCTATCCCCTCTCCGTCTGGAAAACCCTCGAAGAGACAAAATTCAATCAGTTCAGGACCCCGGATCAGGAGGCCGTTTTTCGCTGGGTCTTGGGTTCCATGGCGGAATGCGGTTTTGACAAGCAGGGACGGATCCTGATTCCTCAAGACCTGAGAAACCATGCGGACCTCAGCCGGGAGACGGTGGTTGTCGGGATGTTGAACAGGATCGAGGTGTGGAACCGGCAGCGTTGGGAGGAGGAAGTGGAAGGCCGGGTGCAGGAAACCTTGAACGTGGAGGAGGCTCTGCAGCAGCTTGGGTTGTAG
- the ftsL gene encoding cell division protein FtsL → MNYAPRVFTGTQKIDILSKRDRTPLRVRLPILFVVFFCVLVGVCSVWERTQYVRVGYEIACLKEQNRKLKQEKRNLLLEYATSISLDRVESRARKKLHLHLPEEGQILYVK, encoded by the coding sequence ATGAATTATGCCCCCAGGGTTTTCACGGGGACCCAGAAAATCGACATCCTTTCCAAGCGGGACCGTACCCCGCTCCGGGTGCGCCTTCCCATTCTCTTCGTGGTATTTTTCTGTGTTCTGGTCGGGGTTTGTTCCGTCTGGGAACGGACGCAGTATGTCCGGGTTGGTTATGAGATTGCCTGTCTGAAAGAGCAGAACCGGAAGTTGAAACAGGAGAAGCGCAATCTGCTTCTGGAATATGCGACTTCGATCTCACTCGATCGGGTGGAGAGTCGTGCCCGAAAGAAATTGCATCTGCACCTGCCCGAAGAGGGGCAGATCCTGTATGTCAAGTAG